ATCTGCAATTAATCGGTTTAATTCATTTAATTTGGTTTTAGGATAGGCTTCGGCAGGAATCAAGCTGATTGCAAACTGATATTCTATTTTTGCTTTTTTATATTCAGCATTGTCGAAATAAGTATCGGCTGTATGAATCACTGATTGATATTCCTGTTCTAAAAGTTGTTTTTCCTGAATCCTGTTCTTGATTTTCTCTACCTGTTTATTTGGGTATTTTTCGAAAGGGAAAAGCTCAATGGCCTGCTGATAAGTATTAAAAGCATTTTCTAAATCTTCCTTTTTATAAAAATGATCAGCTTTTAATATATAATCGGTATAAGTTTCCCTTTCTTTACCCTGACTTTTCAATAATTCAATTGATTTAGTCAAACGTGATTTAATATCCTGATTATTTGGTTGAAGCTTCAGGGCATATTGATAGTATGCTTTGGCATCAATATAATTGCCTTTGTTAAAAAGTGAATCGGCGGTTAGGATTATCTTTTGATAGTCGATCGTTTCTTGTGTAAATCCCTTAAACGTAAAGCCTGATACCAGAATCATAATTATGATCAGGGAAGAATGGGCTATGTAGTTTTGAAGCTTCAAATTATGTTATACGATTAGGATGTTAATTATTAGCAACGGTTTATCCTTCTTATTATTGTCATTTTAATTTTCAATAACCCCATCTTTAATGGTGAGAATTCGATCCGACATGTTTGCCAATTCTGTATTATGAGTCACCAAAACGAAAGTTTGTTTAAATTCATCGCGCAGGCGGAAAAACAATTGATGTAAATCAACTGCTGAATTCGAATCCAGATTGCCTGAAGGTTCGTCGGCCAGAATAACCGAAGGTCTGTTTATTAAAGCCCTTGCAACTGCAATACGCTGTTGTTCCCCACCCGATAATTCGGAAGGTTTATGATTTGCCCGATCTTGCAAACCTAAAAATTCCATGAGTTTCATGGCTTCTTTCTCGGCTTCACGTTTTGATGTTTTCGCAATAAATGCAGGAATGCAAATATTTTCGAGTGCTGTAAATTCGGGCAATAAATGATGAAATTGAAATACAAATCCAATTTCTTTATTTCTAAATTCCGATAGTTGGCGATCAGATAGATTCTGGATCAATCGATTATTGATGTGAATACTGCCTTTATCGGCCCGATCGAGGGTGCCTATAATTTGCAAAAGGGTTGATTTTCCGGCACCTGAAGCACCTACAATACTAACGATTTCACCTTTCTGGATTTCAAGGTCAATCCCTTTTAATACCTGAAGTGAGGCAAATGATTTCGTAATTCCTAAGGCTTTAATCATGTAATGAGCTTTAGAACAAAGGTAAAAAAATCCGTAGAGAATATTCTTTATTTATATGCATGTATAAATTCCAATATATGACCCTGACTATTCAATGATTGTAAAATTAATATACTATTTTTGTTAAATAAATTTTTCATAAAATTAATCTGAACAGATGAACATTCACGAATATCAAGGTAAATCCATACTGAAAAAATATGGAGTTGCCGTACCTGAAGGATATGTAGCAGAAACTCCTGAAGAAGCAGTTGAAATGGCCCAGCTTTTGGCTAAGGAAACCGGTACAAAATTTTGGGTAGTAAAAGCCCAGATTCATGCAGGTGGCCGTGGCAAAGGGGGAGGAGTAAAACTTGCTAAATCTCTGGATGAGGTTAAAACATTGGCCGGTAATATTATTGGAATGAGGCTGGTAACCCCACAAACCAAAGCTGATGGTAAGTTGGTAAGTAAAGTTCTGATCCAACAGGATGTATATTATCCCGGTGAATCTGAAATTCAGGAATTTTACATCAGTGTTTTGCTTAACCGTAAGGCAGGGCGAAATATGATCATTTATTCGCCTAAAGGAGGAATGGATATCGAGAAAGTTGCGGAAGAAACTCCGGAACTTATTTTTAAAGAGGAAATTAATCCCGCGGTGGGTCTTTTACCATTTCAATGTGCTAAAATTGCCTATAATTATGGGTTAACAGGTACTGCCTATAAAATGATGGTGAAGTTTGTAGCTTCCTTATATCAGGCTTATGTCGAGTCAGATGCTTCCTTGTTCGAAATAAATCCGGTTGTTAAAACTTCCGATAATAAAATTTTAGCTGTTGATGCCAAAGTGGCAATCGACAATAATGCTTTATTCCGTCATCCTGATATTGCAGAGATGCGAGATTTGATGGAAGAAGATCCGATTGAAGTTGAAGCTTCCAAATTCGATTTGAATTATGTTAAATTAGATGGTAACGTTGGCTGTATGGTAAATGGTGCCGGTTTGGCAATGGCCACCATGGATATCATTAAACTATCGGGTGGCGATCCTGCTAACTTTTTAGATGTGGGTGGTTCGGCAGATGCAAAACGTGTTGAAGAAGCTTTTCGGCTTATTTTAAAAGATCCGAATGTTGAAGCTATTTTGATTAATATTTTTGGTGGCATAGTACGATGCGACAGGGTAGCTGCAGGAGTAGTTGAAGCTGCTAAATCAGTTAACTTGACCTTGCCTTTAATTGTTCGCTTACAAGGAACCAATGCAGTAGAAGGTAAAAAACTGATTGATGAAAGTGGAATCAAAGTGCGATCGGCAATCGCTTTGCAGGATGCAGCTAATTTAGTAACTAAAGTTTTGAAATAATTAAAAAATATAATAGAGAAAAAGGACGCTATCCCGTTTGAGATAGCGTCCTTTTTATTTATTTAAACTAATTAGCTCATCTACACCAAATAATGGACAGTTCTCACATTTAGTGTGATTCTCGATGCCCTCAATTAATTTGTGACATTTTTTGCATCGATACCAATCTTTATCAAATTCAAAATTACCTCCTTCGATAATAATTGATTTTCCTTCGATGAAAGCAATTGCAATTTTGCTCAATGCACTATTATAAATTCGTGTAAGAGTTGGGCGTGAAACTTCCATACGTTCCGCCGCTTCATCCTGAGAAAGATTGTCATAGATTACTAATTTGATCGTTTCATATTCATCATATTGTAATACTATCGTTACCGTATCTCGAACTGCAATGCCAAATGGTTTGAATCCAAGCATTTTAGGCGGAAGACAAACTTTCCTACTTTTCTGCGGTCGCGGCATTTTTAGTTATTTTAAATAATGCTTTAATATCAGGCAATATTAAAAATAAAAAGAAAGCCAGTGACAGTCCTAAAATTATTTTTCCAACAATGCAATACGAATTACAAAAAAATCTGTTCTAAATCCAAATAAGCAAGAGGCACATCCCAATAGGACCATGATGACATAATCAACAAAAAGCAATAGGAAGAACAATACAGAATTTTATTATTAGAGAAGTTTTCATAAGGTTTATTTTTAGATAAAGATAATGAACGTAGGTTCGTAAAATAAATTAAATCTAATAAAAAACGCCTTCCATTTTAAGTGGAAGACGTTTTATTTATTAATGATGTCACGTCCTGAAATAGCGTTACACAAAACGAGTAACAACATGAAAGACAGAGACATTTATGTAAAGCGAACGCGAAGGAGGATTAAAACTTAAGAGAGTCCTGAATTTTTTATTCAGGATTTTTATTATCTAGCCTCTTTTTCAGCATCAGCTTTCATCTTATCATTAGCAGTGATCAGAAATTCAACCCTTCGGTTTTGAGATCGTCCATTTTCAGTATTGTTCTCATATTTTGGCGAATTCTCGCCATAACCTCTTGTTGTAATTCTGTTGCTGGAGATATTTTTATTATGTAGATATAATGAAACCTCCATTGCCCTGTTTTCCGATAAGATTTGGTTGTATACCTGACTTCCTTTACTGTCGGTATGTCCTCTTATTTCAATATCTGTATCTACATAACTATTTAGAACTTTAA
This Bacteroidota bacterium DNA region includes the following protein-coding sequences:
- a CDS encoding ABC transporter ATP-binding protein, with protein sequence MIKALGITKSFASLQVLKGIDLEIQKGEIVSIVGASGAGKSTLLQIIGTLDRADKGSIHINNRLIQNLSDRQLSEFRNKEIGFVFQFHHLLPEFTALENICIPAFIAKTSKREAEKEAMKLMEFLGLQDRANHKPSELSGGEQQRIAVARALINRPSVILADEPSGNLDSNSAVDLHQLFFRLRDEFKQTFVLVTHNTELANMSDRILTIKDGVIEN
- the sucC gene encoding ADP-forming succinate--CoA ligase subunit beta, with the protein product MNIHEYQGKSILKKYGVAVPEGYVAETPEEAVEMAQLLAKETGTKFWVVKAQIHAGGRGKGGGVKLAKSLDEVKTLAGNIIGMRLVTPQTKADGKLVSKVLIQQDVYYPGESEIQEFYISVLLNRKAGRNMIIYSPKGGMDIEKVAEETPELIFKEEINPAVGLLPFQCAKIAYNYGLTGTAYKMMVKFVASLYQAYVESDASLFEINPVVKTSDNKILAVDAKVAIDNNALFRHPDIAEMRDLMEEDPIEVEASKFDLNYVKLDGNVGCMVNGAGLAMATMDIIKLSGGDPANFLDVGGSADAKRVEEAFRLILKDPNVEAILINIFGGIVRCDRVAAGVVEAAKSVNLTLPLIVRLQGTNAVEGKKLIDESGIKVRSAIALQDAANLVTKVLK
- a CDS encoding DUF134 domain-containing protein, which produces MPRPQKSRKVCLPPKMLGFKPFGIAVRDTVTIVLQYDEYETIKLVIYDNLSQDEAAERMEVSRPTLTRIYNSALSKIAIAFIEGKSIIIEGGNFEFDKDWYRCKKCHKLIEGIENHTKCENCPLFGVDELISLNK